The segment AAACGACGGAACACCGGTCACAACGACCGGCGCTACCTATGCCCGAAAATTGCCGAATATTGTTGCGTTTGGTCCTTCTTTTCCAGGACAAAAAGGGATCGCCCACAATAAAAATGAATGGATGTCGGTATCTGACTTAAAAATGAACATGGAAATTTATCTTGAAAGTATCATCGCATTGCTTAGTTAAAACAGCGTTCCTGAATTTTTTTCAGGAATGCTGTTTTTTAGTATAGACATTATAGTATATACTATGTACAATACTACTGAAAGCGCTATATGCGAATAAGGAGGAAAAAATTATATGTGGGGAATCATTGCAACTTGGCGCATGGCTCATGAAGGAATACTTGCCGCCAAAGAATTATTAGTAAAGGAACGATCTGCAGGAGATGCTGTTGAAACAGCAATCAAATGTGTAGAAGATTACCCATATTACAAATCAGTTGGATATGGTGGTCTGCCTAATGAAGAGGGTGTTCTTGAAATGGATGCCGCATTTATGGACGGCGACACTTTTGCAATCGGTGCAGTGGCGGGAATCGTCGACATCAAGAATCCCATTTCGGTTGCTCGAAAACTGAGCAAAGAAAAATTCAACAGTTTCCGAGTCGGCGCAGGCGCAACACGTTATGCGCAAGCAGAAGGTTTTGAACAAAAGGAAATGTTGACAGAACGTGCCAAAAAAATCTGGGAAAAACGTGTGGAAGAAGTGGCGAAACATCAGCTTGATCCTTACGATGGTCACGATACAGTAGGTGTTGTGGCATTAGATGAGCTATCTAGTATGGCGGCTGGGACTTCCAGCTCTGGCTTATTTATGAAAAAAAGCGGCCGTGTCGGTGACTCACCACTTTCCGGATCGGGATTTTACGTAGACAGCGAAATCGGCGGAGCGGCTGCTACAGGATTAGGCGAAGATTTGATGAAAGGCTGTCTTTCATATGAGATCGTTCGCCTGATGGGATCAGGGTATTCTCCACAAGATGCATGCGATCAGGCCGTCTATGGTTTCAGCGAAAAGCTGAAAAAACGCTATGGCAAAGCAGGCGCTTTTTCTTTGATCGCAATGAATAAGGAAGGGCAATGGGGCGTTG is part of the Enterococcus mediterraneensis genome and harbors:
- a CDS encoding N(4)-(beta-N-acetylglucosaminyl)-L-asparaginase — protein: MWGIIATWRMAHEGILAAKELLVKERSAGDAVETAIKCVEDYPYYKSVGYGGLPNEEGVLEMDAAFMDGDTFAIGAVAGIVDIKNPISVARKLSKEKFNSFRVGAGATRYAQAEGFEQKEMLTERAKKIWEKRVEEVAKHQLDPYDGHDTVGVVALDELSSMAAGTSSSGLFMKKSGRVGDSPLSGSGFYVDSEIGGAAATGLGEDLMKGCLSYEIVRLMGSGYSPQDACDQAVYGFSEKLKKRYGKAGAFSLIAMNKEGQWGVATNVEFTFSVATKETEPTIFIAHPGENQTTVIEPITQEWLDAYEKRIKAPI